A single genomic interval of Arthrobacter globiformis harbors:
- a CDS encoding AMP-binding protein, whose product MPAPIYAAEAVLGRYSASDACAAELLCDAHDPDAIAFSVIEADLSSEDVTYGQLRERSERGAAVLAELGVGPGDAVATLMGKSVDLVVMLLAIWRRGAVHVPLFTAFAWPAIELRLIASDAKVIITDADQREKIKNTPATILVVGEQAAPPDLALAPLLDAQQAGIPAEAVGGEGTMVMLFTSGTTGTPKGVPVPVRAVAGFRQYIELGLDVREDDVFWNASDPGWAYGLYFGILGPLAAGRRTLLLHAPFSPELSFAVLERFKVTNFTAAPTVYRTMRSKSGTMPKNLKLRRASSCGEPLTPEVISWAEETLGVAVRDHYGQTEHGMIIVNAWHDDIRKDLRPGSMGHPLPGWTCAVLKDGSDELAAVDEMGRVAVSVPESPMLWFTGYQDAPEKTAEHFSQDGRWYLTGDAGKTDADGYYYFSSRDDDLIIMAGYRIGPFDVESVLSTHPAVLESAVIGAPDELRGEVLEAYIVLKEGVTGNEHLVSELQNLVKTQYAKHAFPRRIHFVEEMPKTPSGKIQRHILRKQRAAQ is encoded by the coding sequence ATGCCCGCACCCATCTACGCCGCCGAGGCTGTTCTTGGCCGCTACTCCGCTTCGGACGCCTGTGCCGCGGAGCTGCTCTGCGACGCACATGACCCCGATGCCATTGCCTTTTCCGTCATTGAAGCCGACCTGTCCAGTGAGGATGTCACCTACGGCCAGCTCCGCGAACGTTCGGAACGGGGAGCTGCCGTCTTGGCGGAGCTGGGCGTTGGGCCGGGTGACGCGGTGGCAACTCTAATGGGCAAATCCGTCGACCTCGTCGTCATGCTCCTGGCGATCTGGCGGCGTGGGGCAGTCCATGTTCCGCTGTTCACGGCCTTTGCGTGGCCGGCGATTGAGCTGCGGCTCATCGCATCGGACGCCAAGGTCATCATTACTGACGCAGACCAGCGCGAAAAAATCAAAAACACACCAGCCACGATTCTGGTCGTGGGAGAGCAGGCAGCGCCGCCGGACCTTGCCCTGGCTCCGCTGCTGGACGCCCAGCAAGCCGGTATCCCGGCCGAAGCCGTGGGAGGCGAGGGCACCATGGTGATGCTCTTTACGTCCGGGACCACGGGCACGCCCAAAGGCGTGCCCGTCCCGGTCCGGGCGGTGGCGGGCTTCCGCCAATACATCGAACTCGGCCTGGATGTACGCGAAGACGACGTGTTCTGGAACGCCTCGGACCCGGGCTGGGCCTACGGCCTGTATTTCGGGATCCTCGGCCCCCTCGCCGCGGGCCGGCGCACCCTGCTGCTGCACGCACCGTTCTCCCCCGAGCTGAGCTTTGCTGTGCTCGAACGGTTCAAGGTCACCAACTTCACTGCCGCCCCCACCGTTTACCGGACAATGCGTTCCAAATCCGGGACAATGCCAAAGAACCTGAAGCTGCGCAGGGCATCCTCATGTGGTGAGCCGCTGACACCTGAGGTGATTTCCTGGGCCGAAGAGACCCTCGGCGTGGCCGTCAGGGACCATTACGGGCAAACCGAGCACGGCATGATAATCGTCAACGCCTGGCACGATGACATTCGCAAGGACCTGCGCCCGGGCTCGATGGGGCATCCACTGCCGGGCTGGACCTGCGCTGTACTCAAAGACGGATCGGACGAATTAGCCGCTGTCGATGAGATGGGCCGGGTTGCCGTAAGCGTCCCCGAAAGCCCAATGCTGTGGTTCACGGGATACCAGGACGCCCCAGAAAAAACAGCCGAGCACTTCAGCCAGGACGGGCGCTGGTACCTCACCGGCGACGCCGGAAAAACCGACGCCGACGGCTACTACTACTTCTCATCCCGGGATGACGACCTCATCATCATGGCCGGATACCGCATTGGGCCGTTCGACGTTGAAAGCGTCCTGTCCACCCACCCGGCAGTCCTCGAAAGCGCTGTCATCGGAGCCCCGGACGAACTTCGGGGAGAAGTCCTCGAAGCCTATATCGTCCTCAAAGAAGGCGTCACAGGCAATGAACACCTCGTCTCCGAACTTCAGAACCTCGTCAAAACCCAGTACGCGAAGCACGCCTTTCCACGGCGGATCCATTTCGTTGAGGAGATGCCTAAAACACCGTCAGGGAAAATCCAGCGACACATCCTCCGGAAACAGCGCGCCGCCCAATAG